The stretch of DNA CTTCGCCTTCGCGGAGTTTGGTCGGGTGTGGGCTCGAGTTGTTCGTTCTGGTAAGCGAGACGGCGGCCGCTTCGCCTTCGCGGAGTTTGGTCGCGTGTGGGCTCGAGTTGTTCGTTCTGGTAAGCGAGACGGCGGCCGCTTCGCCTTCGCGGAGTTTGGTCGCGTGTGGGCTCGAGTTGTTCGTTCTGGTGAGACGAACGGCTTGCGTATATCTATCGATCTGGAGTGGAGGGCAATGGCAGTCCGGATCGGCCACGAGAGGAGAACCCGGAAAGCCAACCAGAGCGGACGAGAGCGCGACGGGTTATTACTGTGCGCATCTAACCGACGCACGGGTCGACACAGGTGTCTGGCCGTCGGTTGCCATGGCGGCTCCCTGCTTCCTCGAGAAGGAAACCAATTCGCCCAATGCCCGCCAAGAAACACGCCGCCCGCCGGTGAGTCGTGAGCGCCCGAGTGGCGATCCCCCGCCTCCGCTTCGTTCTCTCCGGGTCGGCCATGACGACGTGGCGGGAAGAGGCCCCGCGGCGCGACCTGGGCGAGCGTGTCGTGGCCAgggcggaggaagaggaagctCGTCAGGTCCGAGCCGTCGCCAGGATGGCCACGTCCAATTCCCACCGAGCTAGAGATATCTTCTACAACACCGTTGCTTTGGAAAATGCTGAATCTGTTCTACTCATATGTAGCAAATAGAAAATGTTCACTGCATTACTTTCTACAAAATATTGATATATATTTTGAAAAGTCTTGATTATGTTATTTTCAAATGTTAGTCTATCTTCTAAAGTTGTTAAATACTCCGGAGTGCAGCTCGCCCGATTGCAGTAAAGATTGTGCTAACAGTGACAACCTAAGAATGGTGGCACTGTCATGCCAAGTCAACAACCTCGCACGTAATCCATAGTTATTCAGGTCTCGTACATCAACAATCATTTGGATAGTTCATCAAAATTCAGCTGGAGATCCACAGCTCACTGCCAGAGATTCAGTTTGTTGATTTGGATCCGTGAACTTTACGTGCAAATGTTGCAGCAACAAGAAGCGGGAAAGCAATACTCGCATCACAATGCACCTGGATTTCCAAATTTTTAAACAGATCAGATTGTTAAACCAATAACTGAATCTGGTGCATGACTATGCTACCCTAATATGATGATTTATTTCTATTAGCAGAGAAACCACAATGGTATCAGTCAGATAATCATCCATATCCATCAGTTACTAAAATAGCTGCATATTTGTATCCCAAAATGCATGTGTGTAAATATTCTGTCAATTATAAGTTGTACATTTACTAAGGTAAGTTAAGATGTTTTTAGATATTAATGACAGTTTGAAATCATTTAGATATTTTGCTGCTTTAGATAGACCTCATTGCAAGACAAACAAAGAGTTTGTGCGTGCAGCATAGTGTCTACCAAAGGAAGTTTAACTCGATTCATGAAGGAACCTATACCTTCACAGGTTTCGCTGAACCCTTGATCTTTCCCCATGAAACTGCTTCATCAGGCTGTGCTCCTGAATCACTACCATCAAACTCTTGGGCTGTGTTAATATAGACTGCATAGTCCGCTCCATTGCGGAACATATTAGCATTGCATATATGATGCTTTGGAAGGCCTCCACCAAGAACTATTATCCCTGTCTTCCTTGGCGTTGCATGGATGGCTTCCCCATTCATGAACCGTATATCTGTAATGATTTCGAGTTCAATGTTAGCCACAAAAGCAAAGGCAAGGAAAGCGCAGTGAATCATATACCTTGTACTATGTCAATAATAAGGCCAGGATTGCGGACTGCATGACAGAACAGCATGTCTCCAAGTGATCCGTCAGTCAATGATGGGCAGTACACAGGAATGTTATTCTGGTCAAAGTTACAATGAGTAAGCATAGTGTGACCTCAACAAAGCAGCTTGTGAAAATAAGAACTTAAACAAGAGAAAAGCACGATATTCAATGAaagtttgtataacatattcaACCTGGAAAAAAAAGGGCACTTCCACTTATCATAAATACAAGTCCATCTAGGTTTGGTCTAAGCGAAGTTTTTCTAATTTTGACTAGCAATATCTATAAAAATATAGTATTATCTAATGAGATGAGTCACATATCATGAAAGGAATAGATGATCATCGTCGAATTGGAAATAGAATCAGCAAGTTCCCATTCCTGCAATTCTTTTAATACTTCCTAAAAATACACAGGTAATGTCAAAAGCATATTACCTTGTATGCCCAATAAAGATAGGAGCTTTCGTCGTTTATTTCTTTGCCAAGACGAGCTATCACCTTTGACGGTGTCCAAACATTCTGCAGGCAACAATAAATTGATACAGAGACATACAAATATGGTCCGCTACATGTTTCCAGAAGTACAGGATCCATCATTGATACCCAAGAGCTACCAGGTAAGCTATTACAACAAATTAATGATGTGAAAAATGTAGGCTGCTTTGAAGTTAAAACATCAAATATCCAGTAAGGTATAACCTTCTCTGTATTGATATTCAGCGACTTCTGCAGAAACTAATAGCTCATTCTTCACACATTTGGTTTGGTAAGATCTCACTTGTCTGTCTGTTCAAGTTCATACAGACATTgctagaaagaaagagaaacacGAAAGTCACTATTCATCGCTCTAAAGGCAAGGAAAAAGTAAAATGAGAGCAACAAAGGAAGCTTTGCAAGCAAGGCCAAGCAAATGTCAGAATAGATTTTGATCTTTTGTATAAGTAACATGCtagaaaaatagttttttttaagaactttctaTTCCATGCCAGATTCATAAAAAAGGTCTATGCCCTTCTACAAGAAACATTCTACAGGCTGCAAGACAGAAACATATTCATATAAACATATTACACTTCTATCTAGCATCTCTAATAGCAATTGTATATGGCAAATGAGAACTGTCATCAGCAGGTAGCTTTGTTTCAGATGGCAGAAACATTACATAGCTTAAGAACTAGTAGTTACCTCGGTAGATTGTTCTAGTAGCATCTGGTCAAATATAGGCATGATCCAATTCTCAAACTTGCAATAGTTATCATTGGGCACCAACAGATTTCCTATCCGGTTCAATCCTTTTGACCGCAGTAGTGCTCCAGGTAAAGAAAAATCACCTCTATAAGTTGGTGCAAGACATTTAATGAGATCCTCCTCTATACCCCCAGCAGTTGTAACAATAACATCTACCTGAAGAGAACCATTTTTTGTAGAAAAAGTTAGTGGCATTAGAATTAGACCACAATGCATTTAGTAATGCTACGATTTACTGGAACAGGTATGCCTAGGCATGCTTCAAGTGGACCAATTCACAAAGGGACATTGAAACTTCTTTTCATTACAAATTTGCATGTGTAATACAGGAGTTGGAGAATTTACCATGCGATGCTGAGCTAGAAATCGGATTATATCCCGAATGCCAGAAGACACAAGGTTTGAAGTGAAGCCCAGAAATATCTTGCACTTCACAGATTCTCTGTATTTGGGGTCAAGTTCAGCTTCATCACAATCTTCACCAGGCTTCTCATGGGACAACCTCCAATCTAACTATAGTGTATCAAACACAGGAGAAAACATTAGCAACAATCAGAACTTTACAAATGATGATAGTAGCAAACTAGACAAAACTGAAAATGATTAAAATGTGCCAGGCAAATATTGTGATTAAAAAGATATTTTGTGTATAGGCACTTCTAGCTTACTCCAAAAGAAAATAAACCTACAAATGTTTTCTGAAAGCAATccagaacaaagcagaaacttcCCTAGCCATTTTTGTCCATTTGCTCCATTTTGTTCAAAACTTCAAGCCCCATAAATTAACTGTCAGTCGGAGCTGCCAATGCCTGAAGGttggtactaatatacttctgtCCCTTTACTGTTACCACAATTCTGCTCAAATATAACTTACCTACATCACTGAAATTGTCACAGCTGGACATGTATCACAGAATCAGCTTCCCCTTTTTTACAATTTAGCCTCCAAGCAACCCAAAGCAAATTCCAGGCCTCTAAACATTAATTTGCGGGAATCAACAGAAAACGCACTACATGCAGACCCGTTTCTCTCAATCTTTCATGAAATCTATCTATCCTCTTCGCGTAGGTAGCTACAGTGAATACCCAACGCAACCTCAAGCACCGGAGGACAATAAAGAGAGGAACAGGCGCCGTACCATCTGGTTGACGACGTCGATGGCGTCGCCGAGGTTGGACGCCTGGAACCCCGTGGACGCGAACGACCCGAGCAGGCCCTCGAGCCCGAGCCCGGGGTCGTTGAAGTCGGCGCCGGCGATCCTGGTGAAGCGGGACTCGTCGAGCGACTCCGACGGCTTCAGCACGATGGAGCGCACGCCGTCCAGCGCCTCCACGTCGCGCACCACGCCGCCTCCCGCGCCGGCCATCTCTGGAGTCTTGAGCCcgaacagccgccgccgccgccgctgtgagACAGCAGCCTCGCTTTCGCTTCGTAGCAGGAGAATCGGATTCCGCGCGGGCCGCGCGGCTGCCTTTTCGGTGCCTTTTGCCTTGTAGTGGGCCGCGCGGCTGCCTTTACGGTGCCTTTTGCCTTGTAGTGGTCGGCCCATGGGCCGTTCTGTTGGGAGCCCTTCCGAAAGTTTGTTGGGCTGAAAGGATTTTGTGGCCAACACTCGTCAATCCGGCCTAGCGATCAGCGCCAGGCCGGAGCCCATGGCCTAACAGTACAGGTTACTGGAGTATTTCCGCGGCTGAGGGGCAACCAGAGCACAAATTGTCAGTCATAACCAACTTGGGAGATCAGAATCAGATTGTCCTTCTCATCTCTGCATGCCGAATTGCTGATCGCCAGGCCGAGCAGCGTCGCTGTTGCTAGAGTTCCACTCTGTTCGTTGCATCCAActaatagtatttttctttcacattatttttctttcacaacaaatcagcaccggcCACATCACAGCAAACATAATGCATGTCGCTCGCTCGCTTAAGGTATGAACACGAAGGTGCAGGGGCCGGGTGAATCCACCACTACTCCACTAGTGCAGCTGCACAGTGTACCAGACTACCAGCAGGGATGGTTGTGGAACCAGCAGGGTGGGCGCAGGGCTCCAAAGCCGTTGGCAGGCGACGGCGTTCCAGCGCGCAGCCTGCTGTCGTGTCGTCCTCCCAATCCGCTCGCGttgtgtcccccccccccccccccccccccccaactcgAGCCTCCCCCACAACCGATCGAGTAGATGGCTCTACCGATCCGTTCGCGAAGCACTGTGGCAACATGTTCGCGTAGGAGTCGCCGCTGTCATGGTCCGAATGAAGGCGGCCGGTTCAGGTAAATCCGCGTCTGTCTGCAGCACTCCAGTAGCACACGGTCTGTAAATCCGACTGTGAGGAAGTGGTGGTGACTGCCTGACTGGTGACTCGCGACACCAGTGAATGGTGATCTTGCTCCGCAgtgatgaatgaatgatgaTGGCCTACCTGCAACCTGTTCCGGCCGTCAGACGTGACGGCGCCAGCGTCTGCAGTAGCGCTGTCCGCCACCACGGTAGTACGCTCCCTCGCTACAGAAACAACACGGGGTGCACGCACGCATCATACGATCGATGACTCATAACCTTTTCCTCTGGCACTGTTATAGCCCGAAAAGGACGCCTGATCTAACCCAACGCTAATCAAGGGTTACGATTAGGCTCCGGGATGAGACAGCCAGATGCCCGGACCAGATCCGCCATGGATGGCACGCACCGGCTGTTCCTGGCTGGCCGGTGACCATTTTGTCAATGTTAACAGCCGCCTGCGACCCGGTCCTGCACAACACAGCACAGTACTGCATGGGGGAGAAACTGCCCATCTGCGTAGGTCTCCGTCGTCCGTTCAAGTGTTTCGCAGCACAGCACAGGAGGACCAGTAGAGTAGTAGAGATGCGGAACGCGTCACGCATTACGGGCTACTTGCCGCGACAGCGTTTGGGTTGCACGGCGTGCAGGCCATCTGGTTCCGGGACGCGCATGCGCATGGCGCAGGGTGTCTGACGAAGCTGTCAAAGCCGAGCACTACAGGCTACATACAGCAATGCGTGTGCAACAGGGAGCACGGCTCGGGCATGGGAACCGAGGCGGTTGGGCTGGGCGACCGCGCCGTGCGCGCTCCAGCGCGCGTCGGGCTGGCGCGCGCTTGCCCCGGCGTCGGGGGGCGCCCCTCtcgtcctctccctccccttcccgGTTTCATGGCGCCGGGCGGTTCTTGCGAGGACAGACAGAGATCATCCAACGGCCGCCGCCCAGGGACCAGAGAGCCACCTACTGACCACCTTCAGCAGCAGATCCTACGAGACCGTCCCTATGCTACTTTTTCTCTCTGTTTCTCAAGGAGCTCCCTTTgtttttagtttattttgtgGTCGATATAGTAGCCAAATCCATACCATAAGACTCCTGTATTTGGACGTATGGAGTATTTGGACGTCCAGGGCGAGCTGTCCTGTCCCTGTCGTCACTCCCTGCCTCGTTGGCCTGGCTATGCAAATTGCAGGGGCAGCCTCCAAGTTGTCCAGTAGCTGCAAGTACAGTGGTATATATGCAGAGAGGATAGAGTGCTAGAGATGAGGTCCATTAATCAAGTAACCCTAATAATCCATATCACTTATTATAGAGCAACCCGCTGCGGCCAGCGCGCCGAGGTCGAGCTCGACCATGACCTTTTTGTCGCATGATGAtcaaggttaacctaaccggtgggaaccggtccggtttgaccggttaccggtcaaaccggtccggtccggttccggttccggccggtacccaaccggccaaaattcaaattttaaatttgaattcaaaaaatgaaaaatttccaaaaaattcctaaaaatacttcaaggtgtgatgaatctaatggtgtcaaattttctcaaaaattcattcatttagtataatttgtgagaatttaaagttaaatcaaaaaagaaaaagaaaaaaatgggccggcccatgaaggcccaccgatcaaaccggtcaaaccggccggtaaaccggtcaaaccggccggtaaaccggtcaaaccggccggtaaaccggtaaaaccggccggtaaaccggttgcacgggagcgtttgaatttcaaaccggtcaaaccgaccggtaaaccggtaaaaccggccggtaaaccggtcggaaccggttgcacgggaaaatttgaatttatttggatttggatttgaattcaaccggtttccaccggttatcggcctaaccggtccggtaaaccggtaccggagggcggcggtaaccggtttccggttgggaaataaaaccctgatGATGATAGGATTGGACGAGCTCTCAGGTCTCAGCTCAGCTATGGCTAGCTGGCCGCCACATCCACATGCATGCCGGGCTCGTGCAGCGAACTGCACCGGTCCCCCCAGTCGCTGGCGAGGGGCGGAGAAGATCGATTGTGTTGGGCCAGCGTCAGAGATTCCGATACGGGGCACGCCGCACCAGTTCATCGCCATGGCTGGCCAGCCCGGTCGACCGATCCATCTCGCCGTGCCCATGGCCATGCATGCTGGAGTAAACGGTAAGCGCAATGCATTCCCAGTTCTCGAAAGGCCTTCCCTGATCGGGGCCGGCTCGATGCGGCTAAAGACCGGGAAGTGTTGTGCGTGCAGCCGTGCACGGTCTGAAACTGAGACGACGACGGTGGGCAGTGGCACGTTGCACATGGATGTAGTCATCAAGGCAGGGTAGTCACCGGAGTATGTGAACTGGCGGTAAGCCGGCAACGAGTAACTAACGACGACTAGGAAACATggtggccgacggcgacggAAAGGGACACTGCCACTGCTGGTACTGGTATTCGCTGCCGGTCAAGTGGCGGCGGCACTTGGCGTCTTGGTCTGTTCCGGGTGGTTTCCTTCCAGATTTCTCCGAATTTTTGCCGTGTCACCTCTCACCTCCAGCTCCGTTGGCAATCTCCCGTACGACATCCCCGGCGCGAGCTCCCCCATCCGAATCGTGGGAGTCCACGGAAACGCAAGCCGGCAGTGTTCCCGGCCGCGGAAACGGAATGCGACGCATATATTCCCTCGACGGAACTCAGGGCCGGACCGAACCTGTGCGTTCCGCCCGACCGCCGACGAGCGGACGGCGTCGACCCGGACGTACGTGTAGCCGATGTGGTGCGCACTAGCCGagcggcgcgcgccggcggccggaatCGCGAATCGGTTCAGGGTATCTCCCGCTGTGCTCACCTGGCCTGACCACCGCCGGTTGCTAATGATCCACTCGGGTGAGGCGCGTACGGCGCGGGGGCCATGCCCGTCGCCGTCAGGTCTCCTCGCGCAAGTGTGCGCGGCGAGGTCCGAGCGCCACCGCATCCCGTCCCAGTGGCCTCCGGGGCCGGGGCTGCATGCCGAGCAGTGGACGCGCGACGCCGAGGGCCAGCCATCCGGGGGGCCTCCCGGCTGGGTGGGTTTCCGGTGACGCCATGCCATGATGGGAAAGGGAGAGGACGCGGGCTCTCCGTCGTTGTCCTCGTACAGTCGTACCCAATCTGTCACGATGCTTCGCCCAGCCGACCACCCCACATCGACTCGTACAGGTCTAATACTGCTCTACGTTTCTACATACAAACATAAAAGTCCGCTGGAAGAGGAAATACTTGCATCAACAATGGCAATTTCGAGTCGTTGACTCCTCGCTCGTTGATTGAATCGCCACATCGGCATGTCGATCCCAGCGGTTACAGCTCAGCTCAATGCGGGCCCCGCGCGTCAGACACACACAACCAAGGTTCCCGGGCGTCGTCCACTGGCCCTTGGATCACGGCGAGTCCTCCCGCATGGGCACACCTCTCGAACCTACGCGTATTCTACATGTACACCCTGCCGCGTATCTACGTACGCCGGCTCACCAGCCAGCAGCCACATGCGAGCTGAGCTGCACTTCCcttccgttccgttccgttcctACACTAGCTACCATTAGTCAAAGCCTTCGCTTGATCAGTTAACACGTAGCTacagttgattttttttttcagtttttctTGTCGACGCGAAGGCTGCCGTTAGCTCTCTCTCCTAGCTGGACGGCCCCCGGTGGTTACTCGGCAATGGCGCCGAGGTCCGGCACGAAGTCCCGCCCGCGGCTGCTGCCCCTCCTGGACCTCCGGCACGCCTTgccgctccgcgcgccgccggcgcctcccccggcggcggcgtcctccggGAACACGAGCGGGCCGTCGTGGTCGCCCACGAGCGCGGCGCTGGCGCGGATGGCGAGCGCGGCCATCTCCTCAGCctgcagcggccgccgccgcatcgccgCGGGGAGCACGAAGTACAGCTGCCCGGGCTGCAGCGCCTCCTCGGGCCCcagccccgccgcggcgccgccgagctccagcCCGTCCGCGCTGCACAGGAAccacgcggcggccggggccgcgcccgcgccggcggccgccttcACGGCCTGCGACGCGCGCGTGCCGCCCGGGAACCTCCGCAGCGCGCCGTCCTCTAGCACcacccgcgcctccgccgccgtccaccccggcgccgccgccaccgccgtggccTCGCACGAGTTGCAGGCTCCCATTGCGCGGTAGAAATGTCTCCAGAAATGTGTGCGCGTTCGTCGGCGCGTCGTTCGCTCGGACCAAAGGAATCCAGAGAGGTCGGCTTCGGTCTCTTGCTGCAACCCAGCTCAGGAGGCTGGTAGCTCGAGCGGCGAGCTGCGGGACCaaggcggccggcgagctgctgcctgctgctggctCGGCGGTCGTTGTGGGGGGAGTGGACGACTGGTTGAGAGTAGCGAGGCGGCGTCCGGGGCGCGCGCGTATATATAGCCGAGTGAGCGAGGTGGACGCGTCGGGTAGCGCGGCGAGGGTCGGGtagcgcggcgagggaggaggagagcgGACTCTCGGTGGAAAAAAGGTAAGCGAGGCTATCGAGAGAGAGGATGCCAACCTGGAAGTTGTTGAGGACAGCTTGCAAGCGGCGGGCGCTGCGGTGCGCGGGCGTCACTGTGCGGCGTGGCCCCCGACCCGTCCCGTTCGGTGCCAGTGCCACCTGTACCTGGACGCGCTGCTTGCTCCTTGGGTAGCCAAGCCAGCGTGTCGAGTTACCTGGCGCTCTCTGCTCGCGTGGCATCGTCGGGTCCCGCCTGCCAGAGACCCTGTCACCTCTCTCGCTTTCATCACTTGCTGGTGGCTTCGCTGCTCCGGTGCTTTGCATATGCGTTCCCAGTTTCAGACTTCCAGCACACGGCCTCGTTTCTCAGGCATTCCGATGAGAGTAAACGCGTGAGAGAAAGAAGACGCATTTGACCCATGGCGCTGGCGCGTAGCCATGTACTGAAGTGAGGTACTGTGAACTGGAAGAAAACTAAGCAGAGAACCAGCACGTGTGGGTAGGCGACCGTGGTGGTCTTTTGGCGGAAGACGGCGCTTAATCTAATGCACTCTCTGACAGGGAAACGGCGAGGAAGAAACGCGAGCGGATCCGGAGCCGCGGAGCTGATCATTTCGGCCGCGAGCGCGCGGCGCAGGGTCACGAATCGCCGGGGGGAAGGGAACCGCCAAACAAGGCAGCTTCCGGCCGTTTTCTTCCGCAGCGTCATGGCGGGGCCGTCCTGGATCCTCGCCGATACCGTCGAGATCACGGTTCACATGAGCCGCGAAAATGCAGAGCTTAGAGATATCGTATCGTATGGGCTCGCCGCTGGGTGCGTTCAGAGCACGGACATTCAGACATGCTCCAAATTGCCTCCAGAATACTATGTTCGTAAatgcttcttttttttagtt from Panicum virgatum strain AP13 chromosome 9K, P.virgatum_v5, whole genome shotgun sequence encodes:
- the LOC120649822 gene encoding deoxyhypusine synthase-like, which translates into the protein MGRPLQGKRHRKGSRAAHYKAKGTEKAAARPARNPILLLRSESEAAVSQRRRRRLFGLKTPEMAGAGGGVVRDVEALDGVRSIVLKPSESLDESRFTRIAGADFNDPGLGLEGLLGSFASTGFQASNLGDAIDVVNQMLDWRLSHEKPGEDCDEAELDPKYRESVKCKIFLGFTSNLVSSGIRDIIRFLAQHRMVDVIVTTAGGIEEDLIKCLAPTYRGDFSLPGALLRSKGLNRIGNLLVPNDNYCKFENWIMPIFDQMLLEQSTENVWTPSKVIARLGKEINDESSYLYWAYKNNIPVYCPSLTDGSLGDMLFCHAVRNPGLIIDIVQDIRFMNGEAIHATPRKTGIIVLGGGLPKHHICNANMFRNGADYAVYINTAQEFDGSDSGAQPDEAVSWGKIKGSAKPVKVHCDASIAFPLLVAATFARKVHGSKSTN
- the LOC120649823 gene encoding uncharacterized protein LOC120649823; translated protein: MGACNSCEATAVAAAPGWTAAEARVVLEDGALRRFPGGTRASQAVKAAAGAGAAPAAAWFLCSADGLELGGAAAGLGPEEALQPGQLYFVLPAAMRRRPLQAEEMAALAIRASAALVGDHDGPLVFPEDAAAGGGAGGARSGKACRRSRRGSSRGRDFVPDLGAIAE